The nucleotide sequence CCATAAGTAACAGCTAATTTCGCACTGTGGTAGTATAAAAAATCCCTTTTTTGATGTTCCTCCACTTCATGAAGCACAAAACTCGTATCCGGTACATAACCAATCTTTAAACATTCCAAAACCAATATATCTAGCCCACTGTAAATGTCTTTAAAACAGGCGTGCGATTTGTCTCGCGCATAAAACGAATGAACCTTGTTCTCATGAATAATCCAACTTTTTCCGGGTCGTTTTTGAAAACCCTTTTCTCTCATTTCTTCACGGATCGTTTCGGAACAATGCCAtctcccagatgcagaatataAGTTAGATACAAGTATGTATGTAGACGCGTCGTTTGGCTTCTTAGCAAGAATTTCTTTCGCAGCCCTTTTGCCGATAACCGTATTCATATGAACCCTACAATTATCAAGTAAAGCTCTCCATACAGAAGGGTCCGGATCATACGGCATTTTCTTGATAAGGTCCTCAGCCTCTTCGAGTAAACCCCATTTGCCGAAAACACTAACCAATGAAGCGTAATGATTTGAATCGGGCTCAATGTTGTACGCGGTCTTCATTGAGTGAAAAAACGTATAACACTCATCGACCTTGTTTAACGAGGTGTGTGTATACGCCGAGATTATCAAGAGGGTGGTTATGAAATCCGGATTTACGTTTTTCTTTTTCATGTCTTCCCATAGATCCAACGCGTTATCCCCTTGCTTGTGAAAAATATAACCGCCTATCAAACTGTTCCACGAAACAATATCGTGTCGTTTCATGTTATCGAAAACGTTAATAGCAGCCGTCATGTTGCCACACTTGCTGTACATTCCGATTAACGCGTTTCCTACACGTATATCATGGAGTAAATCTAATTTAAACGCACTAGAATGAATTTGTTCACCGATTCTGTCGAACCCTAGTGTCGCGCAGATACCGAGGATTGTAGTTGATACGATTTCGTCGATGACCATATGTTGTTCGGCTTGACCTTCGAAGAATAGAGAAAGTGCTTTGTCTGGAAGCCCGTTTCTAGCGTACCCGCAAATCATTGATGTCCATATACTTGAACTCTTTCGGGTTAATGAATTGCAGCGGAATATTTCTTCTGCATCGGTCATCCTACCACACTTGGAACACATATCAAGCAATGCAGATTCAATACGGTCGTTTGACCCAACCCCGCACTTTAAAACAAATCCGTGTATCTGTTTGCTGGTGTCTTTATCTACATACAACCCACACGCGTTGATAACAATAGTCAATGAGAAATCATCCAACTCTACACCTTTGCTAACCATTCTGCAAAACATATACAACGCTCTAGACGGCACACCGTTTTGGAAAAACCCTTGTAAGAGAGCATTATAGGACACACAGTTTCTCtcaggcattttatcaaacaccttctCTGCCATTTCAACAAGCCCAGATTCCATACAAACGGATATCATTTGCGTCCACGTTATTACGTCTTTAACAGGCAT is from Helianthus annuus cultivar XRQ/B chromosome 9, HanXRQr2.0-SUNRISE, whole genome shotgun sequence and encodes:
- the LOC110879061 gene encoding pentatricopeptide repeat-containing protein At5g03800, whose amino-acid sequence is MAAINLPSMAAPISLPHPKPPPNSTRSLSLYTPQFSLSTHLQLHPSKPTKHYTNLLHLAVQNSDTQLAKAIHASILKLQSPSSYLFNTLILTYLKLGLTSHAHKVFDCVTTPDIVTYTTMVSWFAKNNRETEAVKLFNQMRRLGIEVNEYSFVGILTACGRVLDLELGCQVHCLAVKLGCVDDTYVSNALMGFYCKCGCLGYALKVFDEMSERDVSSWNTVVSGLVKEYEYEQGLGLFRELLQGDGIEVDRFTLSTVLTACTEHGAVMEGREVHARAVKFGLEKNLSVGNALIGFYSKWGRLKDVVYLFDTMPVKDVITWTQMISVCMESGLVEMAEKVFDKMPERNCVSYNALLQGFFQNGVPSRALYMFCRMVSKGVELDDFSLTIVINACGLYVDKDTSKQIHGFVLKCGVGSNDRIESALLDMCSKCGRMTDAEEIFRCNSLTRKSSSIWTSMICGYARNGLPDKALSLFFEGQAEQHMVIDEIVSTTILGICATLGFDRIGEQIHSSAFKLDLLHDIRVGNALIGMYSKCGNMTAAINVFDNMKRHDIVSWNSLIGGYIFHKQGDNALDLWEDMKKKNVNPDFITTLLIISAYTHTSLNKVDECYTFFHSMKTAYNIEPDSNHYASLVSVFGKWGLLEEAEDLIKKMPYDPDPSVWRALLDNCRVHMNTVIGKRAAKEILAKKPNDASTYILVSNLYSASGRWHCSETIREEMREKGFQKRPGKSWIIHENKVHSFYARDKSHACFKDIYSGLDILVLECLKIGYVPDTSFVLHEVEEHQKRDFLYYHSAKLAVTYGLLMSKGGMPVRVMKNILLCGDCHSFFKYVSVVTKREIHVRDASGFHCFVNGECTCKGK